In a genomic window of Branchiostoma lanceolatum isolate klBraLanc5 chromosome 12, klBraLanc5.hap2, whole genome shotgun sequence:
- the LOC136446364 gene encoding tripartite motif-containing protein 3-like: MAAARLSLGEEIREELSCSICLELFTRPKVLPCQHTFCQECLQNHAGWGVPLQCPICRRKVRLPPQGVASLPDSYIVAHLCERLQQQATLSGETREQSGNRCSFHPSEEYRVYCKQCQIPICEQCLEEVHNGHGTTTIKKAAQERRDTVQALITEGRDILESYCSFIRGLRETEKTLHEEKQQTDNRIIQACNTLLSEVEQNHRKNLARVHNKRDRVLADVNELSAACDQAEKEVEDRGNGFLSQESNLAEVVGKYRGKEELSPVQTQPAVFQPVLGHVTVQFLPSTSAATATSDDAAGGTGHHHGNQSQEENQSQKVTFGGEGSGTGQFDYPAGLAVSDEGQIFVTDRGNQRIQAFTLQGTFVHQFPTVVSGEQKIDPQDLAIDGEGNLWVVGRSENDEFAMQYTKQGRVLRKFDLQYTMRWRGVAVDTRRNLILITQTTGDWPKRHGEVQVFWPDGTLVRTVGQQQGMGYPCYITVDEEGNILVSDCENHRVYVYREDGQFLFKFGGEGSGEGQLKGPHGICIDEHRNIIVADMFNSRVEMFDRTGRFLEHITADQWGPEAVAMATQGQLVVTNYANDTVTIFPSSKQEL; this comes from the coding sequence atggcggctgcaCGCTTGAGTCTTGGGGAGGAAATACGTGAAGAACTGTCCTGCAGCATCTGCCTGGAGCTGTTCACCAGGCCTAAGGtgctgccctgtcagcacaccttctgtcaggaATGTCTACAGAACCATGCGGGGTGGGGGGTACCCTTACAGTGCCCTATATGCCGCAGGAAGGTCAGGCTGCCACCCCAGGGGGTCGCAAGTTTGCCAGACAGTTACATTGTAGCCCATCTGTGCGAGAGACTACAACAGCAAGCTACACTGTCCGGGGAAACAAGGGAACAGTCTGGAAACAGGTGCAGCTTTCACCCCTCTGAGGAGTATAGAGTGTACTGTAAACAATGTCAGATTCCGATTTGTGAACAATGTTTGGAAGAAGTTCATAACGGCCATGGCACAACAACCATCAAGAAAGCTGCACAAGAAAGAAGAGATACAGTCCAGGCCTTGATAACTGAGGGAAGGGACATTTTGGAAAGTTACTGCAGCTTCATTAGAGGTctgagagagacagagaaaactCTACATGAAGAGAAACAGCAGACAGACAACAGAATCATTCAGGCTTGTAACACCCTCTTGTCTGAAGTGGAACAAAATCATCGAAAAAACTTGGCAAGAGTACACAACAAAAGGGACAGAGTGTTGGCAGATGTcaatgaactgtctgctgcctgTGAtcaagcagagaaagaagtggAGGATAGAGGGAATGGGTTTCTTAGCCAGGAAAGTAACTTGGCAGAGGTGGTAGGAAAGTACAGAGGAAAAGAAGAACTATCTCCTGTACAAACCCAGCCTGCTGTCTTTCAGCCAGTATTGGGACATGTGACTGTCCAGTTTCTCCCATCTACATCAGCAGCAACTGCAACTAGTGATGATGCAGCAGGGGGCacaggtcatcaccatggtaaccaaagTCAAGAGGAGAATCAGTCTCAGAAGGTGACATTTGGTGGAGAGGGATCAGGAACAGGACAGTTTGACTACCCAGCTGGGCTAGCGGTGTCGGACGAAGGGCAGATCTTTGTAACAGACAGAGGGAACCAGAGAATCCAAGCCTTCACCCTGCAGGGAACATTTGTCCATCAGTTCCCAACAGTCGTGTCAGGTGAACAGAAGATAGACCCGCAAGACCTAGCTATAGATGGGGAGgggaacctgtgggtggtggggagGTCAGAAAATGATGAGTTTGCCATGCAGTACACCAAACAGGGCAGGGTGCTGAGGAAGTTTGACCTACAGTACACAATGCGGTGGAGAGGAGTTGCCGTGGACACCAGGAGGAACCTCATCCTCATCACACAAACCACAGGAGACTGGCCCAAGAGACATGGTGAAGTACAGGTGTTCTGGCCAGATGGGACACTTGTGAGAACTGTGGGTCAGCAGCAGGGAATGGGATACCCATGTTACATCACTGTGGATGAGGAAGGGAACATTCTCGTGTCTGACTGTGAGAATCACCGCGTATATGTCTACAGAGAGGACGGACAGTTTCTGTTCAAGTTTGGAGGGGAGGGAAGTGGTGAAGGTCAGCTAAAGGGGCCTCATGGCATCTGCATTGACGAACACCGAAACATCATTGTGGCGGACATGTTCAACAGTCGTGTGGAGATGTTTGACAGGACTGGCAGGTTCCTCGAACACATCACTGCCGACCAATGGGGCCCTgaagctgttgccatggcaacacagggACAGCTGGTAGTgacgaattatgcaaatgacacaGTCACTATTTTCCCCAGCTCTAAGCAGGAATTGTAA
- the LOC136445510 gene encoding STE20-related kinase adapter protein alpha-like: MSVLCSCVSRARVGISPPDTVQASPIQSASTIPLAQAESEHISPSPVLLSSEVIPASCPWCTMTDYQHEPQYYHIIARIAVSCKGATSVFLAKHRPTDTFVSIRRTNLDHFNLDYDLYSGLQHEIHMTRLFHHGHILPYHCAFVSGNELWVVAPFMSFGSCRDLINSHFTDGLGETTIACILRDVLLALDYIHKMGYVHRSVKGTHILISERGQVCLTGMRHSISMVLNGERVGALHEYHCNSISTLPWFSPELLEQNLIGYDTSTDIYSVGITACELANGIVPFSDMPATQMLLEKLNGTMPRLLDATTLPNVDDDALTSAGGDSGIGGSMATSSMMRSEQLPYQRVFSPQFHEFVFLCLQRDPADRPTASQLLTHSFFKQVRRKSAENLIELLYPIKPLTETPHWPKDADGSIENNIAKIEELDLKDEEEWDF; this comes from the exons ATGTCAGTGTTG tgtTCGTGTGTCTCCAGAGCACGAGTTGGGATCTCACCACCGGACACCGTCCAGGCTTCACCCATCCAATCTGCAAGTACAATCCCTCTG GCGCAGGCAGAGTCTGAGCACATCAGCCCCAGCCCTGTCCTCCTGTCTTCTGAGGTCATTCCTgcctcctgtccctggtgcacCATGACTGACTATCAACATGAACCCCAGTATTATCATATCATAGCACGCATAG CGGTGTCGTGTAAGGGTGCGACCTCCGTGTTCCTGGCCAAGCACCGTCCCACCGATACGTTCGTGTCCATCCGGAGAACCAACCTTGACCACTTCAACCTGGACTATGACCTctactccggcctgcag CATGAGATCCACATGACCAGGCTGTTCCATCATGGGCACATCCTCCCCTACCACTGCGCCTTTGTCAGTGGCAATGAACTCTGGGTAGTGGCGCCTTTCATGTCATTCG GTTCCTGTCGTGATTTGATCAATTCCCATTTCACGGACGGTCTAGGGGAGACAACCATCGCTTGTATCCTAAGAGATGTGCTCTTGGCCCTCGACTACATACACAAGATGGGATATGTGCACAG AAGTGTGAAGGGAACCCATATCCTGATCTCGGAGCGAGGCCAGGTCTGTCTGACCGGAATGAGACACTCCATCAGTATGGTGCTCAACGGCGAGAGGGTCGGGGCACTACACGAGTACCACTGTAACAGTATCAGTACTCTACCCTGGTTCAGCCCTGAACTACTGGAACAG aacCTCATTGGATACGACACATCCACAGACATCTACAGCGTGGGCATCACAGCTTGTGAGCTGGCCAATGGCATTGTGCCATTTTCTGACATGCCAGCGACTCAG ATGTTGCTTGAAAAGTTGAACGGGACGATGCCGCGACTTCTCGACGCCACCACGCTACCAAACGTGGACGACGACGCTCTGACCAGCGCGGGAGGGGATTCTGGGATAGGCGGCAGCATGGCGACCTCGAGCATGATGCGAAGCGAACAGCTGCCGTACCAGCGGGTCTTCTCTCCGCAGTTTCACGAGTTTGTGTTCCTGTGTCTACAGAGAGATCCCGCGGACAGACCCACCGCTAGTCAACTCCTCACACACTCCTTCTTTAAAcag GTCAGAAGAAAATCTGCAGAAAACCTGATAGAGTTACTGTACCCCATCAAGCCACTCACAGAAACCCCCCACTGGCCAAAAG ATGCTGATGGGAGTATAGAGAACAACATCGCTAAAATAGAGGAGCTGGATCTAAAAGATGAAGAGGAGTGGGACTTCTAG
- the LOC136445509 gene encoding cation channel sperm-associated targeting subunit tau-like: protein MISRQSRDEQRSSHRSRKKAASTGISGLYSEDKDAAEKEPIACSPSGLLGIHLKTCKKIAKNLLYPNPRKSGVFVSIKVGETTKYSKVARIPDAKNQDVIVFDDLKHFPIELHRERDHAQNKVCIRAFTWDGTQPEPSTVGTATLHLFDIVKQMFMSEDVQLQWKHHVSGELELEICFVYGTYGYGQSHQLEQYDQEVKEILNHSMFCRLAPPEQRVSKHGHCELLSSLPIGPPSFIPFETTVDIGNGRDLTKGSCHSVLEQEYPEATTVLAAIKGRRRLHKLKKQLSKLHSGKERTNFLHDLVDEPKVNDPKNKYWAAAESSFDATEVVREEMADFLRSAPGLASRRRAERQASQGSESSQFSFKTFFSTPASSRRTTMEDVEEDSSEEDGEGSVLFTLLRRAWDFTVGRFFQERGSRRVQPAMELHDVPVVKVADE, encoded by the exons ATGATCTCCAGACAGAGCAGGGATGAACAGAGAAGTTCTCACAGGTCCAGGAAGAAGGCCGCGTCGACCGGAATCAGTGGGCTGTACAGTGAGGACAAAGACGCAGCGGAGAAGGAACCCATCGCTTGTTCTCCG agtgGCCTGCTTGGTATTCACTTGAAGACATGCAAGAAAATTGCAAAGAACT TGTTGTATCCCAACCCGAGGAAGAGCGGTGTTTTTGTCAGCATCAAAGTTGGTGAGACCACGAAATACTCCAAAGTCGCCAGGATACCGGACGCCAAGAACCAAGACGTTATCGTTTTCGACGACCTAAAGCATTTTCCTATTGAG TTGCATCGAGAGAGAGACCACGCCCAGAACAAAGTGTGCATCCGGGCATTTACATGGGACGGCACCCAACCGGAGCCAAGTACAGTCGGCACGGCAACTCTGCACCTGTTCGACATTGTCAAG CAAATGTTTATGAGTGAGGACGTCCAGCTTCAATGGAAACATCAC GTCTCAGGGGAACTGGAACTGGAAATCTGTTTTGTTTATGGAACATACGGGTACGGCCAGTCGCATCAG TTGGAGCAGTACGACCAGGAAGTGAAGGAGATTCTGAACCACTCCATGTTCTGCCGCCTGGCTCCTCCTGAACAGCGCGTCAGCAAACATGGTCACTG TGAACTTCTGTCGAGCCTTCCGATTGGTCCTCCATCTTTCATTCCCTTCGAGACCACCGTGGACATCGGAAACGGCCGAGATTTAACGAAAG GTTCCTGTCACAGTGTGCTGGAGCAGGAATACCCCGAGGCGACCACCGTCCTGGCTGCCATCAAAGGCCGACGAAG GCTCCACAAGTTAAAAAAGCAGCTTTCCAAGTTACACAGTGGCAAGGAGAGGACCAACTTTCTTCATGATCTGGTGGACGAGCCGAAAGTGAACGACCCTAAGAACAAATACTGG GCTGCAGCTGAGTCCTCATTTGATGCAACTGAGGTGGTCAGGgaagagatggcagactttctACGGTCCGCTCCAG GTTTAGCTAGCCGAAGGAGAGCCGAAAGACAGGCGTCCCAG GGAAGTGAATCCAGCCAGTTCAGCTTCAAGACATTTTTCTCAACTCCAGCCTCCAGTAGGAGAACCACAATGGAAG ACGTTGAAGAGGACTCGAGTGAAGAAGATGGGGAGGGCAGCGTTTTGTTCACGTTGTTGAGACGAGCATGGGACTTCACCGTGGGGCGGTTCTTCCAGGAGCGGGGGTCCAGGAGGGTCCAACCGGCCATGGAGCTACATGATGTCCCTGTCGTCAAAGTAGCAGACGAATAG
- the LOC136445508 gene encoding B-cell CLL/lymphoma 6 member B protein-like — protein sequence MALPPGYADSVHEYPNHADQLLQHLRELRKISRLHDVVLKLSDGEWRAHKCVLSAYSGFFRTLFVTSGSHEKEVKLKTLRCKGIGPLLEYMYTGRLELVEENVMEVFCTAGYLQVFGVLGDISKFMSNTTLPSQQGSHSNGIDYNLMNDGIDQEEMCNESLCDTVSLQQELRSQSPDSGTQSGEELRTEEEMAVTSISGNNFEVLAAQMSQMTADAFAQALSLDLTYNGQNATLVDSPVIMDANGLPSMVVLDQGTVEQFHVDQPSIAMQVDENSLEGEARMGEIHVNSSEQVSDSTTADENATCAMPPVLDVGTAADEANADSKEQDETRNDKSVNLAVKEIYVHLSETKEGQVEHQGKCQNATGGESRSAEVDRDSSPTTQAGDEPKTIASDGDDGTTTAPNTDVPKKGKQKRKVARKTNPTTRKRTRKSKNDTTVAGENEVTVILQKNQQDAVGKNNNEATKRRRKLKNDPYLCNICGEELQTSGKLRTHMANHEGGKKYECPICLAKFGYSNHLADHMRIHTGERPYKCDQCDANFKQMSTLIRHTRRHTGQMPYRCAVCNLGFHDTTHLKLHLKTHAKVNKEPEEEFTFTVIAKGTTIDPISLSTDSSCLLSTDPSCLSTDPSC from the exons ATGGCACTACCGCCTGGCTATGCGGACAGCGTACACGAATACCCAAACCACGCTGATCAGCTGCTGCAGCACCTTCGCGAACTGCGCAAAATCAGCCGTCTACACGACGTGGTCCTCAAGCTGTCCGACGGCGAATGGCGGGCTCACAAGTGTGTTCTCTCCGCTTATTCCGGATTCTTCCGCACGCTGTTTGTCACTTCGGGGAGTCACGAGAAGGAG GTGAAGCTGAAAACACTGAGGTGTAAGGGGATTGGCCCTCTCCTGGAGTACATGTACACGGGAAGACTGGAATTGGTCGAGGAAAACGTCATGGAGGTGTTCTGCACAGCAGGCTATCTGCAAGTCTTCGGTGTCCTCGGCGACATCTCCAAGTTCATGAGCAACACCACACTGCCCTCGCAACAAGGAAGTCATAGCAACGGCATCGACTACAACTTAATGAATGACGGCATTGACCAGGAGGAAATGTGCAACGAAAGTCTGTGTGATACGGTAAGTTTACAACAAGAGCTACGCTCGCAGTCTCCGGATTCAGGCACGCAGTCGGGCGAGGAATTACGAACGGAAGAGGAAATGGCGGTAACGTCAATCTCAGGAAATAATTTTGAAGTTCTGGCTGCTCAGATGAGCCAAATGACAGCAGATGCCTTCGCTCAGGCATTGTCGTTGGACCTGACGTATAACGGGCAAAATGCAACACTCGTTGATTCTCCGGTTATCATGGACGCCAACGGTCTGCCCTCCATGGTGGTTCTTGACCAGGGGACAGTTGAACAGTTTCATGTAGACCAGCCTAGCATAGCAATGCAAGTAGACGAAAACTCTCTTGAAGGAGAAGCTAGAATGGGGGAGATACATGTGAACTCTTCTGAACAAGTGTCTGACAGCACAACAGCTGATGAGAATGCCACCTGCGCCATGCCCCCTGTGTTAGatgttggtactgcagcagatgaAGCCAATGCTGACAGTAAGGAACAAGATGAAACTAGAAATGATAAGTCTGTGAACTTGGCTGTCAAGGAGATTTACGTTCACCTGTCAGAAACGAAAGAAGGCCAAGTTGAACATCAGGGAAAGTGTCAGAATGCTACAGGGGGAGAGTCACGGTCAGCAGAAGTAGATAGGGACAGTTCACCGACTACTCAGGCTGGGGATGAACCCAAAACTATCGCAAGTGATGGCGATGATGGAACTACAACAGCGCCAAACACTGATGTACCAAAGAAAGGGAAACAGAAGAGAAAAGTCGCCAGAAAAACTAATCCCACAACCAGGAAGAGAACTCGAAAATCAAAGAATGATACTACAGTTGCTGGTGAAAATGAGGTGACGGTGATACTTCAGAAAAATCAGCAAGATGCTGTAGGAAAGAACAACAACGAAGCAACAAAGCGGCGCCGGAAGCTAAAGAACGACCCCTATCTTTGCAACATCTGTGGTGAGGAGTTACAAACTAGTGGGAAACTGCGAACGCACATGGCCAATCACGAAGGGGGAAAGAAATATGAATGTCCGATCTGTTTGGCAAAGTTTGGTTACTCAAACCACCTGGCAGACCACATGCGTATCCATACCGGGGAGAGACCGTACAAATGCGACCAATGTGACGCTaacttcaagcagatgtcgACGCTGATACGTCACACGAGGAGGCACACGGGTCAGATGCCGTACCGCTGCGCCGTCTGCAATCTCGGATTCCACGACACGACGCATCTCAAACTTCACCTGAAAACTCACGCCAAAGTTAACAAGGAACCAGAAGAAGAGTTCACGTTTACAGTGATAGCCAAAGGCACTACGATAGATCCAATTTCTTTATCAACCGATTCAAGTTGCTTATTATCAACTGATCCAAGTTGCTTATCGACTGACCCAAGTTGCTAA